A region from the Streptomyces sp. 3214.6 genome encodes:
- the fabI gene encoding enoyl-ACP reductase FabI has protein sequence MSGILAGKRILVTGVLTDFSIAFHVAHLAQEEGAEVVLTGFGRLSAVERAARRLPKPAPLIELDVQNQQHLDDLAARVGEHLGEGVGLDGVVHSIGFSPQDALGGNFLNTPWSSVATAVEISAYSLKSLTTALLPLLERRGGSVVGMSLDSQVTWPMYDWMGVAKAALESTSRYLARDLADRNIRVNLVSAGPIKTVAARSIPGFAHLVRVWDERSPMEWDINDPEPAARGVIALLSDWFPKTTGEVVHVDGGLHAVGG, from the coding sequence ATGAGTGGAATACTCGCAGGCAAGCGCATCCTGGTCACCGGCGTCCTGACCGACTTCTCCATCGCCTTCCACGTGGCACACCTCGCTCAGGAGGAAGGCGCCGAGGTCGTCCTGACCGGCTTCGGCCGGCTCTCGGCCGTGGAACGGGCGGCCCGTCGGCTCCCGAAGCCGGCCCCCCTCATCGAACTCGACGTCCAGAACCAGCAACACCTGGACGACCTCGCCGCCCGGGTCGGCGAACACCTCGGCGAAGGCGTCGGCCTCGACGGGGTCGTGCACTCCATCGGCTTCAGCCCGCAGGACGCCCTCGGCGGCAACTTCCTCAACACCCCTTGGTCCTCGGTGGCCACGGCCGTCGAGATCTCGGCGTACTCCCTGAAGTCCCTCACCACGGCCCTGCTGCCGCTCCTGGAGCGGCGCGGCGGCTCCGTGGTCGGCATGAGCCTGGACTCGCAGGTCACCTGGCCGATGTACGACTGGATGGGCGTGGCCAAAGCCGCCCTCGAATCGACGTCACGCTACCTCGCCCGCGACCTGGCCGACCGGAACATACGCGTCAACCTTGTCTCCGCGGGCCCGATCAAGACGGTCGCCGCCCGCTCCATTCCCGGCTTCGCCCACCTCGTCAGGGTGTGGGACGAACGCTCCCCGATGGAGTGGGACATCAACGACCCCGAGCCCGCCGCACGCGGCGTGATCGCCCTGCTGTCCGACTGGTTCCCGAAGACCACTGGCGAGGTCGTCCACGTCGACGGCGGACTGCACGCCGTCGGCGGATAG
- a CDS encoding MAB_1171c family putative transporter, which produces MHVKIFICTYIDLMVALCAASRVVHARRAPEDRPLRAIATCTVCIAVALMLFHPSVYSWLLSTTRGVNVLVTCVVCMAAAFWLLQFFHMSAAGPEEDRSQTGAVSCLLLAVAAATVVWGASPEALRASPAEWLNRSHGSEAVFVMIVSGYIGGVAAMAMRWSLVYSVVTIRRNLRNALRILSVALVAELFACVFKVCSVLTLQLFTVDPGVQGVLNTVWYITALFGVWMLVGGVTHPVTVELVGRASAVVARRAVFHELGPLWRALHDAYPELALPRASEPWWTRSSYVWPWRARAYYRRVIEIRDGLVRLTPYCALGVERDARAEGAARGLTGGELDIHAGAAVVAAALERKARDVPAGERCAVPDGGGHDLDSDARWLVNLSRALTKVQASGKVPASPAGTPARTAGSARD; this is translated from the coding sequence GTGCACGTCAAGATATTCATCTGCACCTACATCGACCTCATGGTCGCTCTGTGCGCGGCGAGCAGGGTCGTCCACGCCCGGCGGGCGCCCGAGGACCGGCCGCTCAGGGCCATCGCCACGTGCACCGTCTGTATCGCGGTGGCGCTCATGCTCTTCCACCCCAGCGTCTACTCCTGGCTGCTGAGCACGACCAGAGGCGTCAACGTGCTGGTCACCTGCGTGGTGTGCATGGCGGCCGCCTTCTGGCTGCTGCAGTTCTTCCACATGTCGGCCGCGGGGCCGGAGGAGGACCGGTCCCAGACGGGCGCCGTCTCCTGCCTGCTGCTGGCCGTCGCGGCCGCCACCGTGGTGTGGGGCGCCTCGCCCGAAGCGCTGCGGGCCTCTCCCGCCGAGTGGCTGAACCGCAGCCACGGCAGCGAGGCCGTCTTCGTCATGATCGTTTCCGGGTACATCGGCGGTGTCGCCGCCATGGCGATGCGCTGGTCGCTGGTGTACTCCGTCGTCACGATCCGCAGGAACCTGCGCAACGCGCTGCGCATTCTCTCGGTCGCGCTGGTCGCGGAGCTGTTCGCCTGTGTCTTCAAGGTCTGCTCGGTGCTGACGCTGCAGCTGTTCACCGTGGACCCGGGTGTGCAGGGCGTACTGAACACCGTCTGGTACATCACCGCCCTGTTCGGCGTGTGGATGCTGGTCGGCGGAGTCACCCACCCCGTCACCGTCGAACTGGTCGGCCGCGCCTCGGCCGTTGTCGCACGACGAGCCGTCTTCCACGAACTGGGCCCGCTCTGGCGGGCGTTGCACGACGCCTATCCCGAACTCGCCCTGCCCCGCGCCTCCGAGCCGTGGTGGACCCGGAGTTCGTACGTCTGGCCCTGGCGGGCCCGCGCCTACTACCGGCGGGTGATCGAGATACGGGACGGGCTGGTCCGTCTCACGCCGTACTGCGCCCTCGGCGTCGAGCGGGACGCGCGGGCCGAGGGCGCGGCGCGCGGACTCACGGGCGGGGAGCTCGACATCCACGCGGGTGCCGCGGTGGTGGCCGCGGCGCTGGAGCGCAAGGCCCGTGACGTCCCCGCCGGTGAGCGGTGCGCCGTCCCGGACGGCGGCGGCCACGACCTGGACTCGGACGCGCGGTGGCTGGTGAATCTGTCCAGGGCGTTGACAAAGGTTCAGGCTTCGGGAAAGGTCCCTGCGAGCCCGGCCGGCACGCCCGCCCGGACGGCGGGTTCCGCACGCGACTGA
- a CDS encoding FAD-dependent monooxygenase, with protein sequence MDTAVIVVGAGPAGLMLAGELRLAGVEVTVLERLPESTGESRGLGFTTRTMEVFDQRGLLPRFGELETSAQGHFGGIPLDLSVLDGAHLPNKTIPQSRTEGVLEEWATELGADIRRGHEVVALSEGPDHVEVEVRGPAGTQRLRGAYLVGCDGGRSTIRNLAGFDFPGTAATLEMYLADVRGLDLRQRMIGETLPGGMVMVGHLDGGITRLIVCEGGTPPKKRTTPVPYADVAAAWQRLTGEDISHGEPVWISSFGDATRQVTEYRKGRVLLAGDSAHIHLPAGGQGMNTSLQDSVNLGWKLAAVVRGTAPRSLLDTYHGERHPVGERLMMNTRAQGLLFLSGSEMQPLREVLRELTAYPDVTLHLARMVSGLEIRYDVGEGDHPLLGRRLPHVELVGGDTKTSTTRLLHAARGVLLDLADDAPLRETAEPWADRVDVVTATPHETGPLADTTAVLVRPDGHVAWTASRPQDLRAALERWFGPA encoded by the coding sequence ATGGACACCGCGGTGATAGTTGTGGGAGCCGGTCCCGCAGGGCTCATGTTGGCGGGCGAGTTACGCCTGGCCGGCGTCGAGGTGACGGTACTGGAACGGCTCCCCGAGTCCACCGGGGAGTCCCGCGGACTGGGCTTCACCACCCGCACGATGGAAGTCTTCGACCAGCGGGGACTGCTGCCCCGCTTCGGCGAGTTGGAGACGAGCGCCCAAGGTCACTTCGGCGGCATCCCGCTGGACCTGTCCGTTCTCGACGGCGCCCACCTGCCCAACAAGACGATCCCCCAGTCACGCACCGAGGGCGTCCTGGAGGAGTGGGCCACCGAACTGGGCGCGGACATCCGGCGCGGACACGAGGTGGTGGCGCTGTCCGAGGGACCCGACCACGTCGAGGTGGAGGTCCGGGGCCCGGCGGGAACGCAGCGACTGCGCGGCGCCTACCTGGTCGGCTGCGACGGCGGGCGGAGCACCATCCGCAACCTGGCGGGCTTCGACTTCCCGGGCACCGCCGCCACGCTGGAGATGTACCTGGCCGACGTGCGGGGTCTCGATCTCCGTCAGCGCATGATCGGAGAGACGCTGCCCGGCGGCATGGTGATGGTCGGTCACCTGGACGGCGGCATCACCCGTCTCATCGTCTGCGAGGGCGGCACCCCGCCGAAGAAGCGCACCACGCCCGTCCCGTACGCCGATGTGGCGGCGGCCTGGCAGCGGCTGACCGGTGAGGACATCTCCCACGGGGAGCCGGTGTGGATCAGTTCCTTCGGGGACGCCACCCGGCAGGTCACCGAGTACCGCAAGGGCCGGGTGCTGCTGGCCGGCGATTCCGCCCACATCCACCTCCCCGCCGGCGGCCAGGGGATGAACACAAGCCTCCAGGACTCGGTGAACCTCGGCTGGAAGCTCGCCGCGGTGGTGCGCGGCACCGCGCCGCGGTCACTGCTCGACACCTACCACGGCGAGCGCCACCCGGTCGGGGAGCGGCTGATGATGAACACCCGGGCCCAGGGGCTGCTGTTCCTGAGCGGCTCGGAGATGCAGCCGCTGCGCGAAGTGCTGCGCGAGCTGACCGCCTACCCGGACGTCACCCTGCATCTGGCCCGCATGGTGAGCGGACTCGAGATCCGCTACGACGTCGGCGAGGGCGACCACCCGCTGCTCGGCCGCCGGCTGCCGCACGTGGAACTGGTCGGCGGCGACACCAAGACGAGCACCACCCGACTGCTGCACGCGGCCCGGGGCGTACTGCTCGACCTGGCGGACGACGCTCCGCTGCGCGAGACCGCCGAGCCCTGGGCGGACCGGGTCGACGTCGTCACCGCCACCCCGCACGAGACCGGCCCGCTGGCGGACACCACCGCCGTGCTGGTCCGCCCGGACGGCCACGTGGCCTGGACGGCCTCGCGCCCGCAGGACCTCCGCGCCGCCCTGGAGCGCTGGTTCGGTCCCGCCTGA
- a CDS encoding TcmI family type II polyketide cyclase has product MHSTLIVARMEPHSGGDVARLFGEFDATEMPHLMGTRRRQLFSYRGLYFHLQDFDTDDGGAAIQEAKDHPAFVRISDDLKPFIGAYDPATWRSPADAMATRFYHWNSAI; this is encoded by the coding sequence ATGCACAGCACCCTGATCGTCGCCCGCATGGAGCCCCACTCCGGCGGCGACGTGGCCCGGTTGTTCGGTGAGTTCGACGCCACCGAGATGCCCCACCTGATGGGCACCCGGCGGCGGCAGCTCTTCTCCTACCGCGGTCTGTACTTCCACCTCCAGGACTTCGACACCGACGACGGCGGCGCCGCCATCCAGGAGGCCAAGGACCACCCGGCCTTCGTGCGGATCAGCGATGACCTCAAGCCCTTCATCGGTGCCTACGACCCGGCCACCTGGCGGTCGCCGGCGGACGCGATGGCCACCCGGTTCTACCACTGGAACTCGGCCATATGA
- a CDS encoding beta-ketoacyl-[acyl-carrier-protein] synthase family protein, with protein MSTRRGGKRRARPVGRRVVITGIGVLAPGGVGVKDFWSLLSEGRTATRGITFFDPSQFRSRVAAEIDFSPEAHGLTPQEIRRMDRAAQFVTVTTREALADSGLETADLDPCRTGVTIGSAVGATMSLDQEYNVVSDGGRLDPVDHTYAVPHLYNHFVPSSFATEVAWAVGAEGPTTVVSTGCTSGLDAVGHAVDLIREGSADVMIAGATDAPISPITVACFDAIKATTSRNDDPEHASRPFDGTRNGFVLGEGSAVFVLEERQAALRRGARVYAEIAGYASRCNAFHMTGLRPDGREMAEAIRMALHESRLGPEDIDYINAHGSGTKQNDRHETAAFKRSLGEHARSVPVSSIKSMVGHSLGAIGSIEIAASALAIENNLVPPTANLHTPDPECDLDYVPLTAREWRTDTVLTVGSGFGGFQSAMVLTTADRG; from the coding sequence ATGAGCACCCGGCGGGGTGGGAAACGGAGGGCACGTCCCGTGGGACGTCGCGTGGTCATCACCGGAATCGGGGTCCTGGCACCGGGAGGGGTCGGCGTCAAGGACTTCTGGAGCCTGCTGAGCGAGGGCCGCACCGCGACCCGCGGCATCACCTTCTTCGACCCGTCGCAGTTCCGCTCCCGGGTCGCCGCCGAGATCGACTTCTCCCCCGAGGCCCACGGGCTGACTCCTCAGGAGATCAGGCGGATGGACCGGGCCGCCCAGTTCGTCACCGTCACCACGCGGGAGGCGCTGGCCGACAGCGGGCTGGAGACCGCCGACCTCGACCCGTGCCGCACCGGCGTCACCATCGGCAGCGCGGTGGGCGCCACCATGAGCCTGGACCAGGAGTACAACGTGGTCAGCGACGGCGGTCGCCTCGACCCGGTGGACCACACCTACGCCGTACCGCATCTGTACAACCACTTCGTACCCAGCTCCTTCGCCACCGAGGTGGCGTGGGCGGTGGGCGCCGAGGGGCCCACCACGGTGGTCTCCACCGGCTGCACCTCGGGTCTGGACGCGGTCGGCCACGCAGTGGACCTGATCCGGGAAGGCTCGGCCGACGTGATGATCGCGGGTGCCACGGACGCCCCGATCTCGCCCATCACCGTGGCGTGCTTCGACGCCATCAAGGCGACCACGTCGCGCAACGACGATCCCGAGCACGCGTCCCGGCCGTTCGACGGCACCCGCAACGGTTTCGTCCTGGGCGAGGGCTCCGCGGTCTTCGTCCTGGAGGAACGTCAGGCCGCCCTCCGGCGCGGTGCGCGGGTCTACGCGGAGATCGCGGGATACGCCTCACGCTGCAACGCCTTCCACATGACCGGGCTGCGTCCGGACGGCCGCGAGATGGCCGAGGCGATCCGGATGGCCCTGCACGAGTCCCGGCTCGGTCCCGAAGACATCGACTACATCAACGCACACGGTTCGGGGACCAAGCAGAACGACCGGCACGAGACCGCCGCCTTCAAGCGGAGCCTCGGCGAGCACGCCCGGAGCGTGCCCGTCAGCTCCATCAAGTCGATGGTCGGCCACTCGCTCGGCGCGATCGGTTCCATCGAGATCGCGGCGTCGGCGCTCGCCATCGAGAACAACCTGGTGCCGCCGACCGCCAACCTGCACACCCCGGACCCCGAGTGCGACCTGGACTACGTGCCGCTGACCGCCCGCGAGTGGCGCACCGACACGGTCCTGACCGTCGGCAGCGGATTCGGCGGATTCCAGAGCGCCATGGTCCTGACCACGGCCGATCGCGGCTGA
- a CDS encoding ketosynthase chain-length factor, producing MTQSAVITGVGVTAPNGLGANEYWDATRAGHSGIGPITRFVADGYPSRIAGEVPGFVAEEHLPSRLIAQTDRMTRLALLAADWALADAGIAPEELPEFDAGVITASSSGGFEFGERELRNLWSKGGAHVSAYQSFAWFYAVNTGQISIRHGMRGPSGVVVSDQAGGLDALAQARRQIRKGSSVIVSGGVDASICSWGWVAQLAGGRLSTCDDPARAYLPFDAAAGGHVPGEGGAILVLEDAEAARRRGARVYGELAGYAATFDPAPDSGRPPGLRRAIELALDDARLAPDEIDVVFADAAAVPELDRAEAEALNAVFGPRGVPVTAPKTMTGRLHSGAAPLDVVAALLSIRDRTIPPTVNVSPDQAYELDLVTDRPRSCDVHTALVVARGQGGFNSAVVVRRADRPRVPRASGRAPHDPTRQGVTSQ from the coding sequence GTGACACAGTCAGCGGTGATCACCGGCGTGGGCGTCACCGCCCCCAACGGGCTCGGTGCGAACGAGTACTGGGACGCGACCCGCGCGGGCCACAGCGGCATCGGACCCATCACCCGCTTCGTCGCGGACGGCTATCCGTCCCGGATCGCGGGTGAGGTCCCGGGCTTCGTGGCGGAAGAACACCTGCCGAGCCGGCTGATCGCGCAGACCGACCGGATGACCCGGCTGGCACTGCTGGCGGCGGACTGGGCACTGGCGGACGCCGGAATCGCACCGGAGGAACTCCCGGAGTTCGACGCGGGTGTCATCACCGCGAGCTCGTCCGGCGGATTCGAGTTCGGCGAACGCGAACTGCGCAACCTGTGGAGCAAGGGCGGCGCGCACGTCAGCGCCTACCAGTCGTTCGCCTGGTTCTACGCGGTCAACACCGGCCAGATCTCCATCCGGCACGGCATGCGCGGTCCCAGCGGGGTCGTCGTCAGCGACCAGGCCGGCGGTCTGGACGCCCTCGCCCAGGCGCGGCGACAGATCCGCAAGGGCTCCAGCGTCATCGTCTCCGGCGGAGTGGACGCCTCGATCTGCTCGTGGGGCTGGGTCGCCCAGCTGGCGGGCGGGAGGCTGAGCACCTGCGACGACCCGGCCCGCGCCTATCTGCCGTTCGACGCGGCGGCCGGCGGTCATGTGCCGGGCGAGGGCGGCGCGATCCTCGTCCTGGAGGACGCCGAGGCGGCCCGCCGGCGCGGGGCCCGGGTGTACGGCGAACTCGCCGGGTACGCGGCGACGTTCGACCCCGCGCCGGACAGCGGGCGTCCGCCGGGTCTGCGCCGGGCGATCGAACTCGCCCTGGACGACGCACGGTTGGCACCGGACGAGATCGACGTGGTGTTCGCGGACGCGGCGGCCGTACCCGAGCTCGACCGGGCGGAGGCGGAGGCCCTGAACGCGGTGTTCGGACCGCGCGGGGTGCCGGTGACGGCGCCGAAGACGATGACCGGCCGGCTGCACTCGGGAGCGGCGCCCCTGGACGTCGTCGCGGCACTGCTGTCCATCCGGGACCGCACGATCCCGCCCACGGTGAACGTGTCGCCGGACCAGGCGTACGAACTCGACCTGGTGACGGACCGGCCCCGCTCCTGCGACGTGCACACCGCGCTGGTGGTGGCACGCGGGCAGGGCGGATTCAACTCGGCGGTCGTCGTCCGGCGGGCCGACCGGCCGCGGGTGCCGCGCGCTTCCGGGCGCGCCCCCCACGACCCCACACGACAGGGAGTGACCAGTCAATGA
- a CDS encoding phosphopantetheine-binding protein, whose translation MSTHAFTIDDLKRILHTSAGVPEGVDFDGDILDTAFDSLGYESLALLETCGSIEREFGVSIDDDTLTITDTPRTLLRLVNDQLVTPSAR comes from the coding sequence ATGAGCACCCACGCATTCACCATCGACGACCTCAAGCGGATCCTGCACACCTCCGCGGGCGTGCCCGAAGGGGTCGACTTCGACGGAGACATCCTCGACACCGCCTTCGACAGCCTCGGCTACGAGTCGCTGGCGCTGCTGGAGACCTGCGGCAGCATCGAGCGCGAGTTCGGGGTCAGCATCGACGACGACACGCTGACCATCACGGACACCCCCCGCACTCTGCTGCGGCTCGTCAACGACCAGCTCGTGACCCCAAGCGCGCGCTGA
- the fabG gene encoding 3-oxoacyl-ACP reductase FabG produces MSQQGERVALITGATSGIGLAAARTLGRAGHRVFICARDAQKVDSTVKQLREEGLTADGAACDVRSREEIGALVRTVVDRFGPVDVLVNNAGRSGGGVTADIADDLWFDVIDTNLNSVFLVTREVLTTGGMRQKSRGRIINIASTAGKQGVVLGAPYSASKHGVVGFTKALGNELAPTGITVNAVCPGYVETPMAQRVRQGYAAAYDTSEEAILEKFQTKIPLGRYSTPEEVAGLVGYLATDTAASITAQALNVCGGLGNF; encoded by the coding sequence ATGTCACAGCAAGGCGAGCGGGTCGCTCTGATCACGGGTGCCACCAGCGGCATCGGTCTGGCGGCCGCGCGGACCCTGGGCCGGGCCGGGCACCGGGTGTTCATCTGCGCACGGGACGCGCAGAAGGTCGACTCGACGGTCAAGCAGCTTCGGGAGGAGGGGCTGACCGCGGACGGCGCGGCCTGCGACGTACGGTCACGGGAGGAGATCGGCGCCCTCGTGCGCACGGTCGTCGACCGGTTCGGCCCGGTGGACGTCCTGGTCAACAACGCGGGCCGCAGCGGTGGCGGAGTGACCGCGGACATCGCGGACGACCTGTGGTTCGACGTCATCGACACCAATCTCAACAGCGTCTTCCTGGTCACCCGGGAAGTACTGACGACCGGCGGCATGCGGCAGAAGTCCCGTGGCCGGATCATCAACATCGCCTCCACCGCGGGCAAGCAGGGCGTGGTCCTGGGCGCCCCCTACTCGGCGTCCAAGCACGGCGTGGTCGGCTTCACCAAGGCGCTGGGCAACGAGTTGGCGCCGACCGGCATCACGGTCAACGCGGTCTGCCCCGGCTATGTCGAGACACCCATGGCGCAGCGGGTCCGGCAGGGATACGCGGCGGCCTACGACACCAGCGAGGAGGCCATCCTCGAGAAGTTCCAGACCAAGATCCCGCTCGGCCGCTACTCCACACCGGAGGAGGTCGCCGGGCTCGTCGGCTACCTGGCCACCGACACCGCCGCCTCCATCACCGCGCAGGCCCTGAACGTCTGCGGCGGGCTCGGCAACTTCTGA